The genomic interval TCCTGGTGCGCTATCCTTTTGAGCTGAGCGGTGGCATGCGCCAGCGCTCGGCCATCGCCATGGCGCTGGTTACCTCACCCGTATTGATCGTTTTAGATGAGCCCACCTCTGCCCTCGATCTGCTCACCCAGGCCAACATCATGAATGTGCTCAAGCGCATTAAGCATGAATTTGAAACGAGCTATATCCTCATTACTCATGACATTGCCACCTCCAGCGAGCTGGCCGATGATGTGGCTGTGATGTATGCCGGCCAAATTGTGGAAGTTGGAGATACTCCTCGCTTCTTCCCCAACCCCCTGCATCCATACTCCCGTAAGCTAATGAACAGCGTGCCAAGGTTGCATGGCGACAAAGAGCCTGAGTTTATTGTGGGTCAACCCCCCAGCCTGATCAACCCTCCCACGGGTTGCCGCTTCGCTGCCCGCTGTCCATCCCGATTTGAGAAATGTGATGAAGAACCTCCCACCTTCACGGTCGAAGGTCGCCGAGTTAAATGTTGGTTATATGCATAGGACAGGTGAAGGAATGACAGAAAATACCCCAGTGATTACTGAAGTAAAACCAAGCGATGCTATTTCCACGGATGGAGCACTATTATCCATACAACATTTAAAGGTTTATTTTGAGCTCCGCCGTTTCGGATTCGGTTCCGCTGGTTTTGTGCATGCAGTGGACGATGTGTCATTCGATGTTGCCCATGGTGAAGCCATTGCAGTCGTTGGCGAGAGCGGTTGTGGAAAATCCAGCCTGATGAAGACCATCCTGGGGCTATACAAACCAACCGAAGGCAAGGTTGTCTATGAGGGTAAAGACCTCGGTGGTATGGAATCGAAAGTCTTAAAATGGTACCGCACCCAGGTCGGCTACGTACAGCAGGATCCTTATGGCGCCTTGCCTCCCTTCATGAGTGCCCAGCGCATCCTGGCTGAGCCGCTAATTATTGGCGGGATCAAGGATAAGGCAGAAATCTCCGACCGGATCAACCGCGTGATGACTGAAGTCAAAATGACTCCCGTGTCTGACTTCCTCACCAAGTTTCCACATATGCTCAGCGGTGGTCAGCAGCAGCGTATGGTCATTGCCCGCGCCATGATCATGAAACCGCAGTTCCTGGTGGCCGATGAACCCGTCTCGATGCTGGATGCCTCGGTAAGGGTGGAAATATTGAAGCTTCTGCGTGGTTTACAAGATACTTACCACCTGTCCGTTATTTATATCACCCACGACCTTTCG from Anaerolineales bacterium carries:
- a CDS encoding dipeptide/oligopeptide/nickel ABC transporter ATP-binding protein, producing MTDTELLRVENLKLHFRTTQGVVQAVDGVDFNLTYNRAVVVVGESGCGKTSLAKAILRLLPRNVETYSGHVYLDGTDVMAYDEEEFRQNVRWIKMSLVPQAAMNALNPVIRVGDQVAEPAMIHLNVKPDEAMVMARKMFQNVGVPADFLVRYPFELSGGMRQRSAIAMALVTSPVLIVLDEPTSALDLLTQANIMNVLKRIKHEFETSYILITHDIATSSELADDVAVMYAGQIVEVGDTPRFFPNPLHPYSRKLMNSVPRLHGDKEPEFIVGQPPSLINPPTGCRFAARCPSRFEKCDEEPPTFTVEGRRVKCWLYA
- a CDS encoding oligopeptide ABC transporter ATP-binding protein; this encodes MTENTPVITEVKPSDAISTDGALLSIQHLKVYFELRRFGFGSAGFVHAVDDVSFDVAHGEAIAVVGESGCGKSSLMKTILGLYKPTEGKVVYEGKDLGGMESKVLKWYRTQVGYVQQDPYGALPPFMSAQRILAEPLIIGGIKDKAEISDRINRVMTEVKMTPVSDFLTKFPHMLSGGQQQRMVIARAMIMKPQFLVADEPVSMLDASVRVEILKLLRGLQDTYHLSVIYITHDLSTVRYFSERVFVMYAGKIIEKVKILDLLRNPLHPYTNALLTGTSEPDAKNATTYKEVPPGEPPSLVTPPPGCRFHPRCSKIIKGLCEVQEPPEFNPEPEHTVLCWLYK